A genomic stretch from Neomonachus schauinslandi chromosome 16, ASM220157v2, whole genome shotgun sequence includes:
- the LOC123323245 gene encoding zinc finger protein OZF-like — MVDKYISTRCVSKELPPKEDINNGELFQTLILERHIRHEFEDFDLRKIQDVNKFETQWLYEEKNYVEDTATHYKNLACREHQQHHKFCNHFPVKHSVSIGRNTSEYYKHDTVSKALKNKVGYLGSKYRNCSDSTLGLSFHSHLTELQRFQTQEEIHESNQVEKPTKKTSVSLQKIPSSVKPNIFNKYGKVLMHPSLRTQHQKTPKREKPYKCNECGKAFSHCSTLANHQRIHSEQKPYKGNECGKAFKRFSNLTRHQRIQAGEKTYKCNICGKDFATQSHLWGHERIHTGEKPYKCNECGKAFSDGSYLAQHKNFHSGQKPYKCNQCGKDFATRSHLCIHKRIHTGEKPFRCNVCGKDFMIPSQLWGHERIHTGEKPYKCSECGKAFSSGSNLAQHKRIHSGEKPYKCNQCGKDFTTRSYLWSHERIHTGEKPYKCNECGKAFIRSSNLTQHKRVHDGEKPYKCNVCDKAFSQNASLTVHQRIHTGEKPYKCYECGKAFKHYSYLWNHERIHTREKPYKCHECDKSFKHCSSLSRHQNVHRMKI; from the exons ATGGTTGACAAAT ATATCTCTACCAGATGTGTGAGCAAAGAACTACCACCAAAAGAAGACATTAATAATGGAGAATTATTCCAAACATTAATTTTGGAAAGACACATAAGACATGAGTTTGAGGATTTTGATTTGAGAAAAATCCAAGATGTGAACAAATTTGAGACtcagtggctttatgaagaaaaaaattatgtagaagACACTGCAACCCATTACAAAAATCTCGCCTGTAGAGAACATCAACAACATCATAAATTCTGTAATCATTTTCCTGTAAAGCACAGTGTTTCCATAGGAAGAAATACCTCTGAATATTACAAACATGATACGGTGAGTAAGGCACTAAAAAACAAAGTAGGTTATTTAGGAAGCAAGTATAGAAACTGTTCGGACAGTACACTTGGATTAAGCTTTCATTCACATCTGACTGAACTGCAGAGATTTCAGACCCAAGAGGAAATTCATGAAAGTAATCAAGTTGAGAAGCCTACCAAAAAGACTTCAGTTTCACTTCAAAAAATTCCTTCTAGTGTCAAAcccaacatttttaataaatatgggAAGGTTCTTATGCATCCTTCATTACGgacacaacaccaaaaaacacccaaaagagaaaaaccttACAAATGTAATGAGTGTGGGAAGGCTTTTAGCCATTGCTCAACCTTAGCTAATCATCAAAGAATTCATTCTGAGCAGAAACCTTACAAAGGTAATGAGTGTGGCAAAGCCTTTAAGAGGTTCTCAAACCTTACAAGGCATCAGAGAATCCAAGCTGGAgagaaaacatataaatgtaatatatgtgGTAAAGATTTTGCCACACAGTCACATCTCTGGGGTCATGAgcgaattcatactggagagaagccTTACAAATGTAACGAGTGTGGCAAAGCCTTTTCTGATGGTTCATACCTTGCTCAACATAAGAATTTCCATTCTGGACAGAAACCATACAAATGTAATCAATGTGGCAAGGATTTTGCCACGCGTTCACACCTCTGTATTCAtaagagaattcatactggagagaaaccattTAGATGTAATGTATGTGGTAAGGATTTTATGATACCTTCACAGCTTTGGGGTCATGAgcgaattcatactggagagaagccTTACAAATGTAGTGAGTGTGGCAAAGCCTTTTCTAGTGGTTCAAATCTTGCTCAACATAAGAGAATCCAttctggagagaaaccttacaaatgtaatCAGTGTGGTAAGGATTTTACCACACGGTCATACCTTTGGAGTCAtgagagaattcatactggagagaaaccttacaaatgtaatgaatgtggcaAGGCCTTTATCAGGAGTTCAAATCTTACTCAACATAAGAGAGTTCATGatggagagaaaccctataaatgtaaTGTATGTGACAAGGCCTTTAGTCAGAATGCAAGCCTTACTGTTCACCAAAGAATTCATACTGGGGAGAAACCTTATAAATGTTATGAGTGTGGCAAAGCCTTTAAGCACTACTC ataccTTTGGAATCATGAGAGAATTCATACCagagagaaaccttacaaatgtcATGAATGTGACAAATCCTTTAAGCACTGTTCAAGCCTGAGTAGACACCAGAATGTACATAGAATGAAGATATAG
- the LOC110572840 gene encoding galactoside alpha-(1,2)-fucosyltransferase 2, translating to MLSSQAPFFFPMAHFILFVFTASTIFHLQQRLSKIRPTWDFETLVLEHPTSQPPRGMWTEMLVLARTEHPTSQPPRGMWTINAIGRLGNQMGEYATLYALAKMNGRPAFIPAEMHSTLAPIFRISLPVLHGATASRVPWRNYHLNDWMEERYRHIPGEYVRLTGYPCSWTFYHHLRDEILREFTLHDHVREDAQKFLRGLQVNGRQPSTFVGVHVRRGDYVRVMPQVWKGVVADRGYLEQALDWFRARYRSPVFVISSNGMAWCRQNINASRGDVVFAGNGIENSPSKDFALLTQCNHTVITVGTFGIWAAYLAGGDTVYLANFTLPGSPFHWIFKPQAAFLPEWVGIAADLGQARETGS from the coding sequence ATGCTCAGCAGTCAGGCGCCTTTCTTCTTCCCCATGGCCCACTTCATCCTCTTTGTCTTCACGGCTTCCACCATATTTCACCTTCAGCAGCGGCTATCGAAGATTCGCCCCACATGGGACTTTGAGACGCTGGTTTTGGAACACCCCACGAGCCAGCCGCCCAGGGGCATGTGGACTGAGATGCTGGTTTTGGCGAGGACGGAACACCCCACGAGCCAGCCACCCAGGGGCATGTGGACGATCAATGCCATCGGCCGCCTGGGGAACCAGATGGGGGAGTACGCCACCCTGTACGCCCTGGCCAAGATGAACGGGCGGCCGGCCTTCATCCCGGCCGAGATGCACAGCACGCTGGCCCCCATCTTCCGAATCAGCCTCCCGGTCCTGCACGGCGCCACGGCCAGCAGGGTCCCGTGGCGGAACTACCACCTGAACGACTGGATGGAGGAGCGCTATCGCCACATCCCGGGGGAGTACGTGCGCCTCACCGGCTACCCCTGCTCCTGGACCTTCTACCACCACCTGCGAGACGAGATCCTGCGGGAGTTCACCTTGCACGACCACGTGCGGGAGGACGCCCAGAAGTTTCTGCGGGGCCTGCAGGTGAATGGGAGACAGCCGAGCACCTTCGTGGGGGTCCACGTGCGCCGGGGGGATTACGTGCGTGTCATGCCGCAGGTGTGGAAGGGCGTGGTCGCCGACCGGGGCTACCTAGAGCAGGCCCTGGACTGGTTCCGGGCCCGCTACCGCTCCCCAGTCTTCGTGATCTCCAGCAACGGCATGGCCTGGTGTCGGCAGAACATCAACGCCTCCCGGGGGGACGTGGTGTTCGCCGGCAATGGCATAGAGAACTCCCCCTCCAAGGACTTCGCGCTGCTCACGCAGTGTAACCACACCGTCATCACCGTGGGCACGTTCGGGATCTGGGCCGCCTACCTGGCGGGCGGGGACACCGTCTACCTGGCCAATTTCACCCTGCCCGGCTCCCCCTTCCACTGGATCTTCAAGCCCCAAGCGGCCTTCCTGCCCGAGTGGGTGGGCATCGCCGCTGACCTTGGGCAGGCCAGAGAGACTGGCTCCTAG